One part of the Brevundimonas sp. NIBR11 genome encodes these proteins:
- a CDS encoding MFS transporter, with product MSDAPEAPRRSNAVLAAFSAVCLPLAAFGVALPVTLPEFYATHVGLELGVVATVFMAVRLIDITFDPFIGWAMDRTKTKFGRYRPWMALSTPILMLAAFMMFVVVQPGAGPVYLFAWLLVLYLGFSIGTLGQLGWAAVLAPQYDQRSRVYGWWQVFNIIGVILILILPTVVIQIGIGDYADGVRIMGWAILIALPVTIGLAFLAVPEPVNAGAQPHGGLGAYLELFKRKAVRKLLLADVVLGVAPGITGSLLFFFFGQIKGYDHTEASLFMLLYFVAGLIGAPFWAWLATKIGKDRALSVASLVFAAFYTGATLVPGGNFAVTAVAMFIAGLPYAAGLFLLRAMMADVGDEVRLETGVDRTGLMFSILSATTKVGHVVALIPYLILQWVGFQAVPPPGGNTDSALLILQVLFIALPGLLLASAALLLRNYPLTPARHDEIRRQLEAREA from the coding sequence ATGTCCGACGCACCCGAAGCGCCACGCCGCAGCAACGCGGTCCTCGCCGCGTTCTCCGCCGTCTGCCTGCCGCTGGCCGCGTTCGGCGTCGCCCTGCCGGTCACCCTGCCAGAGTTCTACGCCACCCATGTGGGGCTGGAGCTGGGCGTCGTCGCCACGGTCTTCATGGCGGTGCGGCTGATCGACATCACCTTCGATCCCTTCATCGGCTGGGCCATGGACCGGACGAAGACGAAGTTCGGCCGCTACCGGCCCTGGATGGCCTTGTCGACGCCGATCCTGATGTTGGCGGCCTTCATGATGTTCGTGGTGGTCCAGCCGGGCGCCGGGCCGGTCTATCTGTTCGCCTGGCTGCTGGTGCTCTATCTCGGCTTCTCGATCGGGACGCTGGGGCAGCTGGGCTGGGCGGCGGTGCTCGCGCCTCAGTATGACCAGCGGAGCCGGGTCTATGGCTGGTGGCAGGTCTTCAACATCATCGGGGTGATCCTGATCCTGATCCTGCCGACGGTGGTGATTCAGATAGGGATCGGCGACTACGCCGACGGGGTCCGGATCATGGGCTGGGCCATCCTGATCGCCCTGCCGGTGACCATTGGTCTGGCCTTCCTGGCGGTGCCGGAGCCGGTGAATGCGGGCGCCCAGCCCCACGGCGGCCTCGGCGCCTATCTGGAGCTGTTCAAGCGGAAGGCGGTCCGGAAGCTGCTGCTGGCCGATGTCGTTCTGGGCGTCGCGCCGGGTATTACGGGATCGCTGCTGTTCTTCTTCTTCGGCCAGATCAAGGGGTACGATCACACCGAGGCGAGCCTGTTCATGCTGCTCTACTTTGTGGCCGGGCTGATCGGGGCGCCGTTCTGGGCCTGGCTGGCGACGAAGATCGGCAAGGACAGGGCGCTGTCCGTGGCCAGTCTGGTGTTCGCGGCCTTCTACACCGGGGCGACGCTGGTTCCGGGCGGGAACTTCGCGGTAACGGCCGTGGCCATGTTCATTGCGGGCCTGCCCTATGCGGCGGGGCTGTTCCTGCTCAGGGCCATGATGGCGGACGTGGGGGACGAGGTGCGGCTGGAGACGGGCGTGGATCGGACGGGGCTGATGTTCTCCATCCTTTCGGCGACAACCAAGGTCGGGCACGTCGTGGCCCTGATCCCCTACCTGATCCTGCAGTGGGTCGGCTTCCAGGCCGTGCCGCCGCCCGGGGGGAACACCGACAGCGCGCTGCTGATTCTCCAGGTCCTGTTCATCGCCCTTCCCGGCCTGTTGCTGGCCAGCGCGGCCTTGCTGCTGAGAAACTATCCCCTGACCCCGGCGCGGCACGACGAGATCCGGCGTCAACTGGAGGCGCGGGAGGCATGA
- a CDS encoding M15 family metallopeptidase has product MRMGILGTLVAAALVWSLPGIAAAQGRCETQRAIWADQAVANAISLYSLEWTPFGAPEVGWGAYLPLLQKELGTDCEPGTSDFAAALAGFQARFGLPETGAFDQATFEVLKGVLQERRPFVMARVRDECPDPPPLRELGYLEAPEEHADRLTRLLRRDVLEAYRRMVAAARYEVPEVRNDPELLQIFSGFRDPEADAARCAAERNCDGLRRAVCSPHRTGTAVDLYVGQLLGMGVDSTNPASRQHMSQGATYRWLVRNAGRFGFVPYIYEPWHWEWVGP; this is encoded by the coding sequence ATGCGGATGGGGATCCTGGGAACACTGGTTGCGGCGGCTCTGGTCTGGAGCCTGCCTGGCATCGCGGCGGCGCAGGGCCGATGCGAGACCCAACGAGCCATCTGGGCCGATCAGGCGGTGGCCAACGCCATCTCCCTCTATTCGCTGGAATGGACGCCGTTCGGCGCGCCAGAAGTGGGCTGGGGCGCCTATCTGCCCTTGCTGCAGAAGGAGCTCGGGACGGATTGCGAGCCGGGGACGTCGGACTTCGCTGCGGCGCTGGCGGGCTTTCAGGCGCGGTTTGGGCTGCCGGAGACGGGGGCGTTCGATCAGGCGACCTTCGAGGTGCTGAAGGGCGTGCTGCAGGAACGGAGACCGTTCGTGATGGCTCGGGTCCGAGATGAATGCCCCGATCCGCCGCCGCTTAGGGAGCTCGGCTATCTGGAGGCGCCTGAGGAGCATGCGGACCGGCTGACGCGGCTGCTGCGCCGTGACGTGCTTGAGGCCTATCGCCGGATGGTGGCCGCCGCCCGCTACGAGGTTCCAGAGGTGCGGAACGATCCGGAGTTGCTGCAGATCTTCTCGGGCTTCCGAGACCCGGAGGCGGATGCGGCCCGGTGTGCGGCGGAGCGGAACTGCGACGGGCTCAGGCGGGCGGTGTGTTCGCCTCACCGAACGGGTACGGCGGTGGATCTGTATGTGGGGCAGCTGCTGGGGATGGGGGTCGACAGCACCAATCCGGCCAGCCGCCAGCATATGAGCCAAGGGGCGACCTATCGCTGGCTTGTCAGGAACGCCGGGCGGTTCGGGTTCGTGCCCTATATCTACGAGCCCTGGCATTGGGAGTGGGTCGGGCCGTGA
- the wrbA gene encoding NAD(P)H:quinone oxidoreductase, whose amino-acid sequence MTKVLVLYHSTYGHIEQMAEAVAEGAASVDGVSVDIRRVQETVPEELAIQSHYKLDQKAPIADVNELENYDAIIVGAGTRFGTAAGQMRNFWDQTGGVWFQGKLVGKVGGAFTSSATQHGGNETTLIGLIQTLLHHGMVVAGLPYAFQGQMTLEEISGGSPYGATTITGGDGSRQPSANELAGARHQGEYIAGLAKKLKA is encoded by the coding sequence ATGACCAAGGTGCTGGTTCTCTATCATTCGACCTATGGCCACATCGAGCAGATGGCGGAAGCCGTCGCTGAAGGGGCTGCGTCCGTCGACGGCGTGTCGGTCGACATCCGCCGCGTGCAGGAGACGGTGCCGGAAGAACTGGCGATCCAGTCCCACTACAAGCTGGACCAGAAGGCGCCCATCGCCGACGTCAACGAACTGGAAAACTACGACGCCATCATCGTCGGGGCCGGGACCCGGTTCGGCACGGCGGCGGGCCAGATGCGGAACTTCTGGGACCAGACCGGCGGCGTGTGGTTCCAGGGCAAGCTGGTCGGTAAGGTAGGCGGGGCCTTCACCTCGTCGGCGACCCAGCACGGCGGCAATGAGACGACCCTGATCGGGCTGATTCAGACCCTGCTGCACCACGGGATGGTGGTCGCCGGCCTGCCCTATGCCTTCCAGGGCCAGATGACGCTCGAGGAGATCTCGGGCGGCTCGCCCTATGGCGCGACGACCATCACGGGCGGCGACGGCTCGCGTCAGCCGAGCGCCAACGAACTGGCCGGCGCCCGTCACCAGGGCGAATACATCGCCGGACTGGCCAAGAAGCTGAAGGCCTGA
- the ygiD gene encoding 4,5-DOPA dioxygenase extradiol, translated as MRQPAVFFGHGSPMNALGGPYAEGWRAVGEAIGKPKGVVMVSAHWETRGLGVTAQPHPETIHDFGNFGPELHAMQYPAPGSPELARRVAKLVAAQPVEMWGLDHGTWSVLVHVWPDADVPVVQLSLNRELTARQHYELAKRLRPLRDESYVIAGSGDFVHNLRTWKRDGGDAYPWATSFNEAVKSAFERGDHDALIDWVDLAEDAQLSVPTDEHYLPLLYVAAQAEEGEPVAFFNDVIEGGSISMTGVRIG; from the coding sequence ATGCGTCAGCCCGCCGTCTTCTTCGGCCACGGATCGCCGATGAACGCTCTGGGCGGTCCCTATGCGGAGGGCTGGCGCGCGGTCGGCGAGGCCATCGGCAAACCGAAAGGCGTCGTGATGGTCTCGGCCCATTGGGAGACGCGCGGGCTGGGCGTGACGGCGCAGCCGCACCCCGAGACCATCCACGACTTCGGAAACTTCGGCCCGGAGCTGCATGCGATGCAGTATCCGGCGCCAGGGTCGCCCGAGCTGGCGCGGCGCGTGGCCAAGCTGGTCGCGGCCCAGCCGGTCGAGATGTGGGGACTGGATCACGGGACCTGGTCGGTGCTGGTTCATGTCTGGCCCGACGCCGATGTGCCGGTCGTGCAGCTGTCGCTTAATCGCGAGCTGACGGCACGTCAGCACTATGAGCTGGCGAAGCGGCTGAGGCCCCTGCGCGACGAAAGCTATGTCATCGCTGGCAGCGGCGACTTCGTCCACAACCTGCGGACCTGGAAGCGGGACGGCGGCGACGCCTATCCGTGGGCGACCAGTTTCAACGAGGCGGTGAAGTCGGCGTTCGAGCGCGGCGATCACGACGCCCTGATCGACTGGGTCGATCTGGCCGAGGACGCCCAACTGAGCGTGCCGACGGACGAGCACTATCTGCCGCTGCTCTATGTGGCGGCGCAGGCGGAAGAAGGCGAGCCGGTCGCCTTCTTCAACGACGTGATCGAGGGTGGTTCGATCTCGATGACGGGCGTGCGGATCGGCTGA